Proteins co-encoded in one Flavobacterium sp. M31R6 genomic window:
- a CDS encoding ABC transporter substrate-binding protein, whose protein sequence is MKFSFYKVILFVILFSFIGCKKNEKNDTQTHVNTPNSIQYAKSLAIHKHEGYTVVTVSNPWPDAVKDFTYILKEKNGIVPDSLKKYTEISVPLQSIVVTSTTNIPFLEMLGVEKSLVGFPHTDYISSEKTRALIDAGSVKNVGQNEKLNIEQLIELSPELIVTFGIDNNNPSIENLQKSGLKVLIQADWMEQSPLGKAEWLKLYGALFGKEKEADVLFENIVKEYNNALALVADKKPTSTVLYGSMYQDQWFVAKGSSWVAQFMKDAKADYLWKDLEGTGSLGLSFENILDKAKTANFWIATGSFKSLSELEKANPHYSQFDAFTNKTIYTFEGKMGATGGTIFYELSPSRPDLVLKDYIKIFHPELLPDYAFTFATKLN, encoded by the coding sequence ATGAAATTTTCGTTCTACAAAGTTATTTTATTCGTCATTCTTTTTTCATTTATTGGATGTAAAAAAAATGAAAAAAATGACACTCAAACTCATGTCAACACTCCAAATAGTATTCAGTATGCCAAAAGTTTAGCCATTCACAAACACGAAGGTTATACAGTGGTAACGGTTTCAAATCCTTGGCCGGATGCGGTTAAAGATTTCACTTATATTTTAAAAGAAAAAAACGGAATTGTTCCAGACAGCTTAAAGAAATACACTGAAATTTCAGTTCCATTGCAATCTATTGTAGTGACTTCGACCACAAATATTCCGTTTCTTGAAATGCTCGGTGTCGAAAAATCGCTTGTTGGTTTCCCTCATACAGATTATATCTCATCCGAAAAAACAAGAGCCTTAATTGATGCTGGTTCAGTTAAAAATGTTGGACAAAACGAGAAACTCAATATTGAACAACTGATAGAATTGTCACCGGAACTCATCGTCACTTTTGGGATTGACAATAACAATCCCTCTATTGAAAATTTACAAAAAAGTGGCTTAAAAGTATTAATTCAAGCCGATTGGATGGAGCAATCCCCTCTTGGAAAAGCAGAATGGTTAAAACTTTACGGAGCTTTATTTGGAAAGGAAAAAGAAGCTGACGTTCTGTTTGAAAACATTGTAAAAGAATACAACAACGCTCTAGCTTTGGTTGCTGATAAAAAACCAACTTCGACTGTTTTGTATGGTTCTATGTACCAAGACCAATGGTTTGTGGCCAAAGGAAGCAGCTGGGTTGCCCAATTTATGAAAGATGCCAAAGCCGATTATCTTTGGAAAGACCTCGAAGGTACCGGAAGTCTTGGGTTGTCTTTTGAAAACATATTGGACAAAGCAAAAACTGCTAATTTTTGGATTGCAACTGGTTCGTTCAAATCATTGTCTGAACTGGAAAAAGCCAATCCTCATTACAGCCAATTTGATGCTTTTACAAATAAAACCATTTATACTTTCGAAGGAAAAATGGGAGCTACTGGAGGTACTATTTTTTATGAATTATCACCATCGAGACCTGATTTAGTATTGAAAGATTACATTAAAATTTTTCATCCTGAATTGCTTCCCGATTATGCTTTTACTTTTGCCACTAAACTGAATTAG
- a CDS encoding TonB-dependent siderophore receptor: MTLRKLIFALSLLMCQLISAQNDSITNLKEVIVSDRTLYSGNKSQSIQILNDSVINKNQSSLSNLLNYNSVLYFKEYGRGMLSTVSFRGTTASQTAVIWNGINVNSQLNGSADFNTFTAPDFNTISIKAGGGSVSYGSGAIGGTVHLSNDLVFKNKFENDLRLDYGSFNTIGVNYKMILSNKKWSTQVGFSRNSSDNDYPYINQYTWDGTQRKNENGQYATTNLYANVGYKVNPNSIITFYSQSSNTDRNLSLISESDSKTKYVNTFSRNLLEYSTTKNSFSSNYKVAYLTEQYQYFENIDSDDFSFGKSESLIAKMDFGYQLLESIKLNGILDYNRTKGFGTSFGDNTRQIGAIAIKAVEQHNEKWQNELGFRKEASSDYDSPFLFSLGSSYVFNSFYNLKINLSKNFRIPTFNDLYWETGGNPNLKPESSYQAEVGNVFTYKKITLSETIYFIKISDLIRWAPLDGSNWTPENIDRVNSYGSETNLGWSNTYGKNNLALNASYAYTVSENVETGEQLIYVPYHKFNSNVSYSYKKIAVTYQFLFNGAVTTPSQKYHLVKEYWVSNLGVYYDLGKKSTCKIGLQALNLFNQNYQSISQHYMPGRNFIINLTFKF, translated from the coding sequence ATGACTTTAAGAAAACTAATATTTGCCCTTTCTTTGTTAATGTGCCAATTGATTTCGGCGCAAAATGACTCTATAACCAATTTAAAAGAAGTTATTGTTTCTGACCGTACGTTGTATTCAGGCAATAAGTCACAATCCATCCAGATTCTTAATGATTCGGTTATTAATAAAAACCAATCTTCACTTTCCAATTTATTGAATTATAACAGTGTGTTGTATTTCAAGGAATACGGACGTGGAATGCTTTCAACCGTTTCTTTTAGGGGGACTACAGCTTCGCAAACGGCCGTAATTTGGAATGGTATAAATGTTAATTCCCAACTCAACGGTAGTGCCGATTTCAATACATTCACCGCTCCCGATTTTAATACCATTAGCATAAAAGCGGGTGGAGGAAGTGTGAGTTATGGAAGTGGCGCCATTGGAGGAACCGTCCATTTAAGTAATGATTTGGTTTTTAAAAATAAATTCGAAAATGATTTGCGATTGGATTATGGTAGTTTCAATACCATTGGGGTCAATTATAAAATGATTCTTTCCAACAAAAAATGGAGTACTCAAGTCGGGTTTTCCAGAAACAGTTCGGATAATGATTATCCGTACATAAACCAATATACTTGGGATGGAACTCAGCGAAAAAATGAAAACGGGCAATATGCAACGACTAATTTGTATGCCAATGTAGGTTACAAAGTAAATCCCAATTCTATCATTACCTTTTACAGTCAATCCTCAAACACGGACAGGAATCTTTCTTTGATATCCGAATCGGATTCGAAAACAAAATACGTGAATACTTTTAGCCGAAACCTTTTAGAATATTCAACGACCAAAAATAGTTTCAGTAGTAATTATAAAGTGGCGTATCTCACAGAACAATATCAATATTTTGAGAATATCGACAGCGATGATTTTAGTTTTGGAAAATCAGAATCGCTTATTGCCAAAATGGATTTTGGTTACCAATTATTAGAATCTATAAAGCTTAATGGAATTTTAGATTACAATCGGACAAAGGGTTTTGGTACTAGTTTTGGAGATAATACCAGACAAATTGGTGCGATTGCGATCAAAGCAGTTGAACAACATAATGAAAAATGGCAAAATGAGTTAGGTTTCCGTAAAGAGGCGAGTTCAGATTATGATAGCCCATTTTTATTCTCATTGGGTTCCTCTTATGTTTTCAATTCCTTTTATAATTTAAAAATCAATCTTTCCAAAAATTTCAGGATTCCGACTTTCAATGATTTGTATTGGGAAACGGGGGGAAATCCTAATTTAAAACCGGAGAGTTCTTATCAGGCTGAGGTTGGAAATGTTTTTACATATAAAAAAATCACTTTGTCCGAAACAATTTATTTCATAAAAATAAGCGACCTGATTCGTTGGGCTCCTTTGGATGGAAGTAATTGGACACCCGAAAATATTGATAGGGTAAATAGCTATGGTTCCGAAACGAATTTGGGTTGGTCCAATACGTATGGGAAAAATAATTTGGCACTAAATGCAAGTTATGCTTATACCGTTTCCGAAAACGTAGAAACTGGAGAACAATTAATCTATGTTCCATATCATAAATTCAATTCGAATGTTTCGTATTCGTATAAAAAAATAGCTGTGACGTACCAGTTTTTATTTAATGGAGCAGTCACAACACCTTCCCAAAAATATCATTTAGTCAAAGAATATTGGGTTTCCAATCTGGGTGTCTATTATGATTTAGGAAAGAAATCAACGTGTAAAATCGGTTTGCAGGCATTGAACCTTTTTAATCAAAATTATCAAAGCATTTCCCAACATTATATGCCGGGAAGAAATTTTATAATCAACCTAACCTTTAAATTTTAA
- a CDS encoding Txe/YoeB family addiction module toxin, whose amino-acid sequence MEIIFVPKSKSHLDYFKKTNNQIVLKKIKQILVSIQETPYEGIGKPEPLKHNLSGLWSRRINLEHRLVYEIFEDDSIILIHSLKGHY is encoded by the coding sequence ATGGAAATAATTTTCGTTCCAAAATCTAAATCCCATTTAGACTATTTCAAAAAGACAAATAACCAAATCGTTTTAAAGAAAATCAAACAGATTTTGGTATCCATTCAGGAAACCCCATACGAAGGAATTGGAAAACCTGAACCATTAAAACATAATTTATCAGGGTTATGGAGTAGAAGAATTAATCTGGAACACAGATTAGTTTATGAAATATTCGAAGATGATTCTATTATTTTAATCCATTCTTTAAAAGGGCATTACTAA
- the cobU gene encoding bifunctional adenosylcobinamide kinase/adenosylcobinamide-phosphate guanylyltransferase has protein sequence MIYLITGGERSGKSSYAENLAKGLSENPMYVATARKWDDDFQKRVDRHQKDRDERWINIEKEKHLSEIDFSGKVAVVDCVTLWLTNFFVDTKNDVALSLEQAKAELDAIAQQENTTIIIVTNEIGMGVHADTHIGRKFTELQGWMNQYIAQKAENVVLMVSGIPLKIK, from the coding sequence ATGATCTATTTAATTACAGGCGGAGAACGTTCCGGAAAAAGCAGTTATGCCGAAAATTTAGCCAAAGGTTTGTCCGAAAACCCAATGTATGTGGCAACGGCTAGAAAATGGGACGATGATTTTCAAAAAAGAGTTGACCGACACCAAAAAGATCGAGATGAACGTTGGATTAACATAGAAAAGGAAAAACATTTAAGCGAAATTGATTTCTCTGGAAAAGTGGCCGTTGTTGATTGTGTGACGCTTTGGCTGACTAATTTTTTTGTGGATACAAAAAATGACGTTGCCTTAAGTTTGGAACAGGCCAAAGCCGAATTAGATGCGATTGCACAACAGGAAAATACAACAATCATTATAGTTACCAATGAAATCGGAATGGGAGTCCACGCCGATACACATATCGGCAGAAAATTCACAGAACTTCAAGGTTGGATGAATCAATACATCGCCCAAAAAGCTGAAAACGTTGTATTAATGGTTTCGGGAATTCCTCTAAAAATCAAATAA
- a CDS encoding DUF2683 family protein produces METFIIHPKNNEEKKVVKAFLEALKIKFENQTTDSAESPYDPDFVAMVEENREDYKAGKGIKVDLDDIWK; encoded by the coding sequence ATGGAAACTTTTATCATACATCCAAAGAACAATGAGGAGAAAAAAGTGGTCAAAGCTTTTCTTGAAGCATTGAAAATAAAGTTTGAAAACCAAACGACTGATTCAGCAGAAAGTCCTTATGATCCAGATTTTGTTGCTATGGTTGAAGAAAACAGAGAAGATTATAAAGCTGGAAAAGGTATTAAGGTTGATTTAGATGATATATGGAAATAA
- a CDS encoding iron ABC transporter permease, with translation MNNQKRNTILFSFLFLGLIVLFFVNISLGSITIPFKEIYTSLTGGQSSKSTWEYIIINYRLPKAITAVLVGMGLSVSGLLMQTLFRNPLAGPYVLGLSSGASLGVAFVILGASVLPSFLSGILLSPYGIVLASTLGSTSVLLLVLLVSQRLRDTMAILIVGLMFGSFTSAVVGVLTYFSSAEQLQKFTFWSMGNLGNLSWTSILILTICVLFGLFISLLSIKPLNALLLGENYAKSMGLNFNKARLIIILATSILAGSITAYAGPIAFIGLAVPHIAKLVFQTSNHTVLFWSTLLFGAAIMLVCDVVSQMPGMEITLPINAITSILGAPVVIWLLVRKRNFK, from the coding sequence TTGAACAATCAAAAAAGAAATACAATCTTATTCTCATTCCTTTTTTTAGGACTCATTGTGCTGTTTTTTGTAAACATCAGTTTGGGGTCAATTACAATACCTTTCAAGGAAATTTACACCAGTTTGACAGGAGGCCAATCCAGTAAATCGACTTGGGAATACATCATCATCAACTATCGTTTACCCAAAGCGATTACGGCAGTTTTGGTCGGAATGGGATTGTCTGTCAGTGGATTATTAATGCAAACTTTATTTCGGAATCCACTCGCTGGTCCTTATGTTTTGGGACTCAGTTCGGGAGCTAGTTTGGGAGTTGCTTTTGTAATATTGGGAGCCAGTGTATTACCTTCCTTTTTGAGTGGTATTTTATTGTCACCTTATGGAATTGTATTGGCTTCAACACTGGGCAGTACTTCTGTTTTATTATTGGTTTTATTGGTTTCGCAACGCTTGCGCGACACTATGGCTATTTTGATAGTTGGACTTATGTTTGGTAGCTTTACCAGTGCAGTTGTAGGCGTTTTAACTTATTTCAGTTCAGCAGAACAACTGCAAAAATTTACTTTTTGGTCGATGGGTAATTTGGGTAATTTGTCTTGGACATCCATCCTTATTTTAACGATTTGTGTCTTATTTGGATTATTTATCAGTTTACTAAGCATCAAGCCCTTAAATGCACTTTTACTGGGTGAAAATTACGCCAAAAGTATGGGTTTAAATTTCAACAAAGCCCGGCTTATAATCATATTGGCGACGAGTATTTTGGCAGGAAGTATAACGGCCTATGCAGGTCCAATTGCTTTTATCGGATTGGCAGTACCTCATATCGCCAAATTAGTGTTCCAAACCAGTAACCATACTGTTTTATTCTGGAGTACTTTACTTTTTGGAGCGGCAATTATGTTGGTTTGCGATGTGGTTTCCCAAATGCCGGGAATGGAAATTACTTTGCCTATAAATGCT
- the cobT gene encoding nicotinate-nucleotide--dimethylbenzimidazole phosphoribosyltransferase yields MSNLDDIIKSRRDTRHFTNDVIPDEVIQRALQAGHHAPSVGLTDATKYYLIKSAEIKKAVKDLFLDYDIKASNLTDDELQKAQYKALKLEAIEEAPLGLVICYDRSVLNNFTIGTVGSNEAIKFSAVCAAQNIWLSLTEQGYSMGWVSILNYYQFKQLLGLPEIIEPLGYFCVGKPATNYNNQPMLQQLNWKQKAEKPCVEEILAPVSIPKSLRGTKQSHSSDSTLSETLQQKIDNKTKPTGSLGVLETLAKQIGTVFQTLEPKITKPNIVVFAADHGIGNHGVSAYPQDVTRQMVTNFLEGGAAINVFCKQNDIELTIVDAGVNYDFPTNANLVSAKIGKGTQSFLHSPAMSQTELDLCFIKGGAIVNSVFETGSNCIGFGEMGIGNTSTASVLMSILLELPIEDCVGNGTGVVDEKLIQKQNILKKALENYNGPNDLESKLAYFGGFEIMQMAGGMLQAKQNTMLILVDGFICTVAFLIAYKMNPSVKENAIFCHSSAEKGHQAILNYLNVQPLLQLDLRLGEGTGCAVAFPIIQSAVCFLNEMASFESAGISGS; encoded by the coding sequence ATGTCCAATTTAGATGATATTATAAAATCTCGTCGCGACACACGTCATTTTACAAATGATGTAATTCCGGATGAAGTGATTCAAAGAGCTTTGCAGGCAGGGCATCACGCACCTTCAGTAGGTTTGACCGATGCTACAAAATACTATCTAATCAAATCAGCTGAAATCAAAAAAGCTGTAAAAGATTTGTTTTTGGATTACGACATAAAAGCATCAAACTTAACCGATGATGAACTTCAAAAAGCACAATATAAAGCTTTAAAACTAGAAGCGATTGAGGAAGCACCACTTGGATTGGTGATTTGTTACGACCGTTCCGTTTTGAATAATTTTACGATTGGAACAGTTGGCAGCAATGAAGCCATAAAATTTAGTGCAGTTTGTGCAGCCCAAAATATTTGGCTTTCATTGACGGAACAAGGCTATTCGATGGGCTGGGTTTCAATTCTAAATTACTATCAATTCAAACAGCTTTTGGGATTACCCGAAATCATAGAGCCTTTGGGATATTTCTGCGTAGGTAAACCCGCGACCAATTATAATAACCAGCCGATGCTGCAACAATTGAATTGGAAACAAAAAGCTGAAAAACCTTGTGTTGAAGAAATTTTAGCCCCAGTTTCGATTCCTAAGTCTTTGCGAGGAACGAAACAATCACATTCCAGTGATTCAACATTAAGCGAGACACTTCAACAAAAAATTGACAATAAAACCAAACCCACAGGTTCACTAGGTGTATTAGAAACCTTAGCGAAACAAATAGGGACCGTTTTCCAAACATTAGAACCCAAAATAACAAAACCCAATATAGTTGTTTTTGCCGCTGACCACGGAATTGGCAATCACGGCGTAAGTGCCTATCCACAAGATGTTACTAGACAAATGGTAACTAATTTTTTGGAAGGCGGAGCTGCCATCAATGTGTTTTGTAAACAAAATGACATTGAGTTAACCATTGTGGATGCCGGAGTAAATTATGATTTTCCAACAAATGCCAATTTGGTTTCTGCCAAAATCGGAAAGGGAACACAATCGTTTTTACATAGTCCGGCAATGAGTCAAACTGAATTGGATTTGTGTTTTATCAAAGGAGGAGCAATTGTGAATTCGGTTTTTGAAACAGGTTCTAATTGTATTGGTTTTGGCGAAATGGGAATTGGGAATACTTCCACTGCTTCGGTTTTGATGAGCATTCTTCTTGAATTACCTATCGAGGATTGTGTCGGAAACGGAACGGGTGTTGTTGACGAAAAGCTAATTCAAAAACAAAATATTCTCAAAAAAGCTCTTGAAAATTATAACGGCCCAAATGATTTAGAAAGTAAGTTAGCCTATTTTGGAGGATTCGAAATTATGCAAATGGCAGGAGGAATGCTTCAGGCTAAACAAAACACTATGCTCATTTTGGTAGATGGTTTTATTTGCACGGTTGCTTTTTTAATTGCCTATAAAATGAATCCATCAGTGAAAGAAAACGCTATATTTTGTCATTCATCAGCTGAGAAAGGACATCAAGCAATATTGAATTATTTAAACGTTCAGCCATTGTTGCAACTTGATTTGCGATTGGGTGAAGGAACTGGTTGTGCTGTGGCATTTCCAATTATTCAATCCGCTGTTTGTTTTCTGAATGAAATGGCCAGTTTTGAATCTGCAGGAATTAGCGGTTCATAA
- a CDS encoding adenosylcobinamide-GDP ribazoletransferase — protein MKKQLHIFFTALMFYTRIPCPKNIDHNPDYLNKASRYFPLIGWIVGGICFGVYYLASIVFSVEIALILSIIAGILTTGAFHEDGFADVCDGFGGGWTKEKILMIMKDSTIGAYGAIGLVLLFLLKFEAVFSLVSKSEIINLQSAVCNLLLFISAHSISRLAAISIVFTHQYSREDASSKSKPIAQNFTWKEVIGAAFFGLLPLVVLSFFQWQLVLALIPVFIARFFLARYFQKWIDGYTGDCLGATQQVCEVIFYLSIIGIWKFI, from the coding sequence ATGAAGAAACAATTACATATATTTTTCACGGCTCTAATGTTTTACACCCGAATTCCGTGTCCCAAAAACATCGACCACAATCCTGATTATTTAAACAAAGCATCTCGCTATTTTCCTTTAATTGGTTGGATAGTTGGCGGAATTTGTTTCGGAGTTTATTATTTAGCATCGATTGTGTTTTCAGTAGAAATAGCTTTGATACTATCCATAATTGCTGGAATTTTGACTACGGGAGCATTTCACGAAGATGGTTTTGCTGATGTTTGCGACGGTTTTGGAGGTGGCTGGACCAAAGAAAAGATCCTTATGATAATGAAAGATAGTACCATTGGAGCGTATGGAGCTATTGGTTTAGTGTTACTTTTTTTATTGAAATTTGAAGCTGTTTTTAGTCTAGTTTCCAAATCAGAAATTATTAATCTGCAATCTGCCGTCTGCAATCTTCTCCTCTTTATTTCTGCTCATTCGATAAGTCGATTAGCGGCAATCTCCATAGTTTTTACACATCAATATTCAAGAGAAGATGCGTCGAGCAAAAGCAAACCAATTGCTCAGAATTTCACTTGGAAAGAAGTAATTGGAGCTGCGTTTTTTGGCTTGTTGCCTCTTGTGGTTTTGTCGTTTTTTCAATGGCAATTAGTATTGGCTTTAATTCCCGTTTTTATTGCCCGTTTCTTCCTTGCTCGTTATTTCCAAAAATGGATTGACGGCTATACAGGAGATTGCCTAGGAGCAACACAACAGGTTTGTGAAGTGATTTTTTATCTGTCAATTATTGGAATATGGAAGTTTATTTAG
- a CDS encoding DUF5522 domain-containing protein, with protein sequence MNTLKVKHCSACKMPFSCGDSVEGKECWCNDFPPIFNPFDIAGCLCPNCFKTACSEKIDEFVATITPETALGNKASLLPETANIIEGIDYYFEDGNYVFKPWFHLKRGYCCKSDCTHCPY encoded by the coding sequence ATGAATACATTAAAAGTGAAACATTGTTCGGCTTGTAAAATGCCTTTTAGCTGTGGAGATTCAGTCGAAGGAAAGGAATGTTGGTGCAATGATTTTCCTCCCATTTTCAATCCTTTTGATATAGCAGGTTGTCTTTGTCCTAATTGTTTTAAAACGGCTTGTTCCGAAAAAATAGACGAATTTGTTGCGACCATAACTCCCGAAACGGCGTTAGGAAACAAGGCATCGCTTTTGCCAGAAACCGCAAACATAATCGAAGGAATTGATTATTATTTTGAAGATGGTAACTATGTTTTTAAGCCTTGGTTTCATCTCAAACGAGGATATTGCTGTAAAAGCGATTGCACGCATTGTCCTTATTGA
- the cobC gene encoding alpha-ribazole phosphatase: MEVYLVRHTETVCEKGICYGQSDVGIREPFDAIFESILSQLPQDAILYSSPLHRCAILAKHIKENTQIDSIIEDSRLMEMHFGDWELKSWDDIPREVLDPWMEDFVTVNVPNGESFVDLDYRVREFLDNDISKGHSKPIIIVAHSGVIRSILCKINNLPLQEAFKTSLDYGAVIKIEI, translated from the coding sequence ATGGAAGTTTATTTAGTCCGTCATACCGAGACGGTTTGTGAAAAAGGAATTTGCTACGGTCAGAGTGATGTTGGGATTCGCGAACCTTTCGATGCTATTTTTGAATCGATTCTAAGTCAATTACCACAAGATGCTATTTTGTATTCCAGTCCGTTGCATCGATGTGCTATTTTGGCCAAGCATATCAAAGAAAATACTCAAATCGATTCCATTATTGAGGATTCAAGATTGATGGAAATGCATTTTGGGGATTGGGAGCTAAAAAGTTGGGATGATATCCCTCGTGAAGTTTTAGATCCTTGGATGGAAGATTTTGTCACCGTAAATGTGCCTAATGGAGAATCATTCGTGGATTTGGATTATAGGGTTCGCGAATTTTTGGATAATGATATTTCGAAAGGACATTCAAAGCCGATTATTATTGTTGCGCATTCTGGAGTTATTCGAAGTATTTTGTGCAAAATAAATAATCTCCCTCTGCAGGAAGCTTTTAAAACGTCATTGGATTACGGTGCTGTGATTAAAATTGAGATTTAA